A region of the Candidatus Methylomirabilis oxygeniifera genome:
GAGCAGCAGACCTCGCATCCGATCGGCTTCGAGTTTCAGGGCCAGTTCGACCCGATCAGAGGCGAACGTCTCGAAGTACCCGGTGTAATCCTCGCTGGTGAAGGCGTTGTCGCGACCGCCGTTCTTTCTGATGATTCGCGAAAACTGCCCCGGCCCAACTTTCGAGGTTCCCTTGAACATCATGTGCTCCAACAGATGCGACAAGCCGGTCGTTCCCGGTTGCTCGTTGCGCCCACCAACCCTGTACCAGATGTGGACGGTGACGACAGGCGCCTTGTGCTCTTCGAGCAGGAGGATCTTCAGTCCGTTGTCGAGCGCCGACTCCGTCACTCTGGCCGTGACCTGCGCGTTCGCAACGCCTTGAGCCACGAGAACGCACAGAACTACCCAGGCTATCACCCAGCCCGGCCTTCGCAGACGCTGTATGTGCTGTCGTATCGCTGTTGTCATGGCGTGCTAACGACTCACTCCTTCATATGTGACACGGACTGCCTGCCCCTCGCTGATGCCCATCTCCTGGGCATAGCCTGCCGGAACCTCCAACACAAGATCCGCGAGGTGACGGACAACAGCAGGCGTTTCGTGTGAGCGCGGCGGAGGAATATTCGCGTTAATGGTGGCGACTTTGCCCTCCCTGATCCACACAATGTCGATTGGAATCAACATCCCTTTCATCCAAAATGTCCGATGTTCCTCTGCATCAAAGGGAAAGAGCATTCCTTCACCTTTTGGCAGCGATGATCGGCCCGCGAGTCCTGTGGCCTGCTCGTGCCTGGTCCGTGCCACCTCAACAGTAATTTTTATCCGGCCGTCGATGATCACTTCGCCTTTTTGCAGGGCGAAACCATCAGCGACCCAGAGCGTACATAACGCCAGCGGAAGCAGAAGATAGAATCCTAACATCATCATAGCGCGAGCCATCATCATTCCTCCGGTAACTCTCCCAGTCGAACCGATACGGTACGCGGCCGGCCATCCCTGAGAAGTTCGATCTTCACCTGGTCTCCCACCTTCCGTTCCGCATCCAGAAAGGCCGTCAGGTCGTCTATCGATGTCACCTTTCGGCTATCAACCGCAACGATGATATCTCCTCCTACACCCACCAACATATTGCCGACCCGCGCCTTTCTTGTGCTTCCCCTGATACCGGCGCGTTCCACCGGTCCTTTGGGAGCAACCTGCATCACGACGATCCCTTCGCGGACCGGAAGCTTCAGGGCGCCGGCGACCTCCGACGTGATGTCCAAACCGGCTATGCCCAGCCAGGGATGACTGACTCGCCCTTTAGCAATCAATTGGGGGAGCAGCCGTTTCGCCGTATTCACCGGAACGGCAAAACCGATCCCGACCGACCCGCCGCTCGGTGTATAGATGGCGCTGTTGATTCCGATCACTTCGCCCCGGGAGTTCAGCAACGGGCCGCCCGAATTGCCGGGGTTGATCGGCGCGTCGGTCTGGATCACGCCTCGAATCTGGCGTCCGCTCTCTGAGCGCAACGTCCGACCCGTCGAACTGACGACGCCGCGCGTGACCGTTCGATCCAGACCGAACGGATTGCCGATGGCAATGGCCATCTGTCCGACCTGCAGGGCGTCGCTGTTGCCCATC
Encoded here:
- a CDS encoding exported protein of unknown function (Evidence 5 : No homology to any previously reported sequences), which gives rise to MMMARAMMMLGFYLLLPLALCTLWVADGFALQKGEVIIDGRIKITVEVARTRHEQATGLAGRSSLPKGEGMLFPFDAEEHRTFWMKGMLIPIDIVWIREGKVATINANIPPPRSHETPAVVRHLADLVLEVPAGYAQEMGISEGQAVRVTYEGVSR
- a CDS encoding Peptidase S1 and S6, chymotrypsin/Hap, giving the protein MSKNWHIPVRRTVLAALVAVGCLTVRTDAWAEKTQADGPGFSPEEQIVISVYKHAGPGVVHITSTALAYDVFFNPVPQKGAGSGFVVDDRGYILTNNHVVEEADSLEVTLPDKSKVPAKLIGRDPSNDLAVVKISVSKDKLFPLKMGNSDALQVGQMAIAIGNPFGLDRTVTRGVVSSTGRTLRSESGRQIRGVIQTDAPINPGNSGGPLLNSRGEVIGINSAIYTPSGGSVGIGFAVPVNTAKRLLPQLIAKGRVSHPWLGIAGLDITSEVAGALKLPVREGIVVMQVAPKGPVERAGIRGSTRKARVGNMLVGVGGDIIVAVDSRKVTSIDDLTAFLDAERKVGDQVKIELLRDGRPRTVSVRLGELPEE